A window from Elusimicrobiota bacterium encodes these proteins:
- the feoB gene encoding ferrous iron transport protein B encodes MSEARSPSDRKTLILLGNPNVGKSVLFGRITGKYATVSNYPGTTVEVSSGVSWLAGEAWRVVDTPGVNSLYPSSEDERVTRDFLLKDRPEVVLNVLDSKNLARGLMTTLELVEFGIPFVVALNLADEALDRGIVVDAAALSRCLGVPVVQTVATTGEGMADLKRAVERATVATVSGSATPEIRRSLEILDPLFAKGFPGTRAVQLALLAGDDTVLTWVGAGSAPGIGEDVLYKAGQTERSRFARPPRQILFEGREGRVREICAEVVTVRGKLAPRISQRLGVWALRPWPGFLIAGIVLFAVYQFVGVFGAGTAVNFLEGTVFGKWITPGATWVVEKVLPWEFFRDILVGPYGVIRMAFSYAFALILPIVATFFIAFGLLEDSGYLPRLSVLLDRVFRLMGLNGRAVLPMILGLGCDTMATMTTRILDTKKERIIVTLLLALTVPCSAQLAVILGMAAGLSPKVLGVWLFVLVGTTLATGWAASKILPGARSTFLMEIPPIRRPLFRNIWMKMQVRLAWYLKEVVPLFVYGTLALFFMDRWGLLKMAERGFAPVVQSWLGLPAQATEAFLIGFLRRDYGAAGLYSIQKAGFLDFRQVTVSLVLITLFMPCVAQWLMMFKERGWKGALTITVAVLVVALGIAGVLNRLLLLFPFLVS; translated from the coding sequence ATACGCAACGGTTTCCAACTATCCGGGGACCACAGTGGAAGTCTCCTCCGGAGTCAGTTGGCTCGCCGGGGAAGCGTGGCGGGTGGTGGACACCCCTGGGGTGAACTCCCTTTATCCTTCTTCAGAAGACGAAAGGGTCACGCGGGACTTCCTCTTGAAAGATCGTCCGGAAGTTGTGTTGAACGTTTTGGATTCAAAAAACCTAGCACGCGGATTGATGACCACCTTGGAGTTGGTGGAATTTGGCATTCCATTCGTGGTGGCTCTGAACCTGGCCGATGAAGCCTTGGACCGGGGGATCGTGGTGGATGCCGCGGCTCTCTCTCGGTGTCTTGGGGTTCCTGTTGTTCAAACGGTGGCCACCACGGGGGAAGGGATGGCCGATTTAAAACGGGCCGTGGAACGGGCGACGGTGGCCACGGTGTCCGGTTCCGCCACTCCTGAGATACGCCGGTCATTGGAGATCCTGGACCCCCTCTTCGCCAAGGGCTTTCCGGGAACTCGCGCGGTTCAGTTAGCGCTTTTGGCCGGGGATGACACGGTCCTCACGTGGGTGGGGGCGGGGAGCGCGCCGGGGATCGGGGAGGACGTTCTCTACAAGGCTGGACAAACGGAACGGTCCCGGTTCGCCCGTCCTCCGCGACAAATCCTATTTGAGGGTAGGGAGGGGCGGGTCCGAGAAATCTGTGCGGAGGTGGTGACTGTTCGGGGAAAGTTGGCCCCGCGAATTTCTCAACGGTTGGGGGTTTGGGCACTTCGTCCCTGGCCGGGTTTTTTGATCGCGGGGATCGTTCTTTTTGCCGTCTATCAGTTTGTGGGAGTGTTCGGCGCCGGCACGGCGGTCAACTTCTTAGAAGGAACTGTTTTTGGCAAATGGATCACGCCGGGCGCCACGTGGGTGGTGGAAAAAGTTTTGCCGTGGGAATTTTTCCGAGACATCCTGGTGGGGCCGTATGGGGTGATCCGCATGGCGTTCTCCTACGCTTTTGCCTTGATCCTTCCCATTGTGGCCACCTTTTTCATCGCGTTTGGCCTCTTGGAAGATTCTGGATACTTGCCTCGTTTGTCGGTCTTGTTGGACCGGGTTTTCCGTCTTATGGGTCTCAATGGCCGAGCGGTGTTGCCCATGATTTTAGGCTTGGGTTGCGACACCATGGCGACCATGACAACTCGGATACTGGACACGAAAAAAGAACGGATTATCGTGACGCTTTTGTTGGCCTTAACCGTGCCTTGTTCGGCTCAGTTGGCTGTGATCTTGGGGATGGCGGCGGGGCTCTCGCCTAAAGTCCTTGGGGTGTGGTTGTTCGTCCTCGTGGGGACGACGTTAGCGACAGGTTGGGCAGCATCGAAAATTCTTCCTGGGGCGCGTTCCACCTTCCTGATGGAAATTCCACCCATTCGGCGGCCCTTGTTCCGAAACATATGGATGAAAATGCAGGTGCGATTGGCCTGGTATTTAAAAGAAGTCGTGCCTCTCTTCGTTTATGGGACCTTAGCGTTGTTTTTTATGGACCGGTGGGGTTTGTTGAAAATGGCGGAACGGGGTTTTGCCCCGGTGGTCCAATCGTGGCTGGGTCTCCCGGCACAAGCGACGGAAGCTTTTTTGATCGGGTTCTTAAGACGGGATTACGGGGCGGCGGGGCTTTACTCTATTCAAAAGGCGGGGTTCCTTGATTTCCGTCAGGTGACGGTGAGCCTTGTGCTCATTACGTTGTTCATGCCTTGTGTGGCCCAGTGGTTGATGATGTTTAAAGAACGGGGATGGAAAGGAGCGCTCACGATTACGGTGGCGGTGTTGGTGGTCGCTTTAGGGATCGCTGGGGTGTTGAACCGATTGCTTCTTTTATTTCCTTTTTTGGTGAGTTAA
- a CDS encoding metal-dependent transcriptional regulator, which yields MTERQKFPIPSAEREDVEEALGLLWYQRELGVTDGATLRGALHAAGSPEGFDRLVRHGFVREESDHVLLTSSGDELARDVTRRLRLAERLLTDVLSLDRSAVDPNACVLEHTISPEVTESICTLLGHPVECPHGHTIPPGECCGRKDGRLSPIVVPLSRLAVGESGRVAYLQLKDHPELHRLLALGVIPGAPVHLHQTFPAFVVEVGESQLALESSIAARIFVRRAEESKIS from the coding sequence ATGACCGAAAGACAAAAGTTTCCTATCCCCTCCGCTGAACGGGAGGACGTGGAGGAGGCGTTGGGCCTCTTATGGTATCAGCGGGAGTTGGGGGTGACGGATGGGGCGACTTTGCGTGGGGCTCTTCACGCGGCGGGGAGTCCCGAAGGGTTTGATCGTCTGGTTCGGCACGGGTTTGTTCGGGAAGAATCCGATCACGTGCTCTTGACTTCTTCTGGAGATGAATTGGCGCGGGACGTGACACGCCGATTGCGGTTGGCCGAGAGGCTTTTAACGGATGTTCTCAGTCTTGACCGGAGCGCCGTGGACCCCAATGCGTGTGTGTTGGAACACACCATTTCTCCCGAGGTCACCGAATCCATTTGCACCCTCTTGGGGCATCCCGTGGAATGTCCTCACGGTCACACGATCCCTCCAGGGGAGTGTTGTGGGCGCAAGGACGGGCGCCTCTCGCCCATTGTGGTCCCTCTTTCCCGATTGGCGGTAGGAGAATCGGGCCGGGTGGCTTATTTGCAATTGAAAGATCATCCGGAACTTCACCGTCTCCTCGCCTTGGGGGTCATTCCGGGCGCTCCGGTTCACCTGCACCAAACCTTTCCCGCCTTTGTGGTGGAAGTGGGGGAGAGTCAATTGGCGTTGGAGTCCTCTATCGCCGCCCGGATTTTTGTTCGGCGTGCGGAAGAATCGAAAATTTCATAG